Proteins co-encoded in one Halorussus lipolyticus genomic window:
- a CDS encoding competence/damage-inducible protein A: MEVAILTVGDEVLAGDTENTNATWLAGRLTDAGATVARILTVPDDRQLVADTVREWSEAFDAVLVTGGLGGTHDDVTTDAIADAFDRDLVVEETVREDVIATVAAYRDENPETVEAHDLEIDVDAWAALPSGSRPLRNPEGLCPGCVLENVYAFPGVPGEMRALFEEVADEFGGDAVSVTLYTTQPEASLLDAVSGVREQFDVTVGSYPAVEDRNRLKVTGTDSAEVEAAADWLRERVEVVEER, encoded by the coding sequence ATGGAAGTCGCCATTCTCACCGTCGGTGACGAGGTCCTCGCGGGCGACACCGAGAACACGAACGCGACGTGGCTCGCCGGCCGTCTCACCGACGCCGGCGCAACGGTCGCTCGCATCCTCACCGTGCCCGACGACCGACAACTCGTCGCCGACACCGTGCGCGAGTGGTCCGAGGCCTTCGACGCGGTACTCGTCACGGGCGGCCTCGGCGGCACGCACGACGACGTGACGACCGACGCCATCGCCGACGCGTTCGACCGTGACCTCGTGGTAGAGGAGACGGTCCGCGAGGACGTGATAGCGACTGTGGCGGCCTACCGAGACGAGAACCCCGAGACGGTCGAGGCCCACGACCTCGAAATCGACGTGGATGCGTGGGCGGCGCTCCCGTCGGGGAGTCGGCCGCTCCGCAATCCCGAGGGGTTGTGTCCCGGTTGCGTCCTCGAAAACGTCTACGCCTTTCCGGGCGTTCCCGGCGAGATGCGGGCGCTGTTCGAGGAGGTGGCCGACGAGTTTGGCGGCGACGCGGTGTCGGTGACGCTCTACACGACCCAACCCGAGGCCTCGCTGTTAGACGCCGTGTCGGGCGTCAGAGAGCAGTTCGACGTGACCGTCGGAAGCTACCCCGCGGTCGAGGACCGGAATCGACTGAAAGTGACCGGGACCGACTCCGCGGAGGTCGAGGCGGCCGCCGACTGGTTGCGCGAGCGAGTCGAAGTCGTCGAGGAGCGGTAA
- the rqcH gene encoding ribosome rescue protein RqcH, protein MDQKRELSSIDLAAVVSELGTYEGAKLDKAYLYDDDLLRFKMRDFDRGRVELLVEVGDLKRAHVSDPENVPDAPGRPPNFAMMLRNRLSGADFAGVEQYGFDRILQFHFERGDEDTTVVAELFGQGNVAVLDETNEVVDSLDTVRLKSRTVAPGSQYEFPDERVNPLEVDYETLAAYMDESDTDIVRTLATQLNFGGLYAEEVCTRAGVEKGKDIADATEEDYEAVFDAIQRLAEQVRQREFDPRVYREDDRLVDVTPVALEEYAGLDSEAFDTFNEAVDFYFANVDYEGDDAGDQSGAGDQRPDFEAEIEKQKRIIQQQEQAIEGFEQEAEQEREKAELLYGHYGLADEILKTVQSALEQGTSWDEIEQRFDEGAEQGISAAEAVQGVDPENGMITVRIDGTNVPLDAEMGVEKNADRLYTEAKRIEEKKEGALAAIEDTREDLDEAKRRKEEWEAEPDDSGEDGGEGDEDEQEEIDWLSELSIPVRKQEQWYERFRWFRTSDGFLVIGGRNADQNEELVQKYLEGNDLFFHTQAHGGPVTVLKTSDPSEPSRDVDVPDQSKREAAQFAVSYSSVWKDGRFAGDAYMVTPDQVSKTPESGEYLEKGGFAIRGDRNYFRDIEVGVAVGISCEPHTRVLGGPPSAIVPQVETHVAVEPGRYAQNDIAKRIYREFRERFEDTSFVRKVASADLIQEFLPPGGSRMKDE, encoded by the coding sequence ATGGACCAGAAGCGGGAACTGTCGAGTATCGACCTCGCCGCCGTGGTCTCCGAGTTGGGGACCTACGAGGGCGCGAAACTCGACAAGGCTTACCTCTACGACGACGACCTTCTGCGGTTCAAGATGCGGGACTTCGACCGAGGACGGGTCGAACTCCTCGTGGAAGTCGGCGACCTGAAGCGTGCCCACGTCTCGGACCCCGAAAACGTCCCCGACGCACCGGGACGACCGCCGAACTTCGCCATGATGCTCCGGAATCGGCTCTCGGGCGCTGACTTCGCCGGCGTCGAGCAGTACGGCTTCGACCGCATCCTCCAGTTCCACTTCGAGCGCGGCGACGAGGACACCACCGTCGTCGCCGAACTGTTCGGGCAGGGCAACGTCGCGGTGCTGGACGAGACCAACGAAGTCGTGGATTCGCTCGACACCGTGCGCCTGAAATCTCGGACCGTCGCGCCGGGAAGCCAGTACGAGTTCCCCGACGAGCGAGTCAACCCCCTCGAAGTCGATTACGAGACCCTCGCGGCCTACATGGACGAGTCCGACACCGACATCGTGCGCACCCTCGCCACCCAACTCAACTTCGGGGGCCTCTACGCCGAGGAGGTCTGCACTCGGGCAGGCGTCGAGAAGGGCAAGGACATCGCGGACGCCACCGAGGAGGACTACGAGGCCGTCTTCGACGCCATCCAGCGCCTCGCCGAGCAGGTCCGCCAGCGCGAGTTCGACCCCCGCGTCTACCGCGAGGACGACCGACTCGTGGACGTGACCCCGGTGGCCCTCGAGGAGTACGCTGGCCTCGACTCCGAGGCGTTCGACACCTTCAACGAAGCGGTCGATTTCTACTTCGCCAACGTCGATTACGAGGGCGACGACGCCGGCGACCAGAGCGGGGCCGGCGACCAGCGCCCCGACTTCGAGGCCGAAATCGAGAAGCAAAAGCGCATCATCCAACAGCAGGAGCAAGCCATCGAAGGCTTCGAGCAAGAGGCCGAACAGGAGCGCGAGAAGGCCGAACTCCTCTACGGCCACTACGGACTGGCCGACGAGATTCTGAAGACGGTCCAGAGCGCTCTCGAACAGGGGACCTCGTGGGACGAAATCGAACAGCGTTTCGACGAGGGCGCGGAGCAGGGTATCTCTGCCGCCGAGGCGGTGCAGGGCGTGGACCCCGAAAACGGGATGATAACGGTCCGAATCGACGGGACGAACGTCCCCCTCGACGCCGAGATGGGCGTCGAGAAGAACGCCGACCGACTCTACACCGAGGCCAAGCGCATCGAGGAGAAAAAAGAGGGCGCGCTGGCCGCCATCGAGGACACCCGCGAGGATTTGGACGAGGCCAAGCGCAGAAAGGAGGAGTGGGAGGCCGAACCCGACGACAGCGGCGAAGACGGAGGCGAGGGCGACGAAGACGAGCAAGAGGAAATCGACTGGCTCTCGGAACTCTCGATTCCGGTCCGCAAGCAGGAGCAGTGGTACGAGCGGTTCCGGTGGTTCCGGACCAGCGACGGCTTTCTGGTCATCGGCGGGCGCAACGCCGACCAGAACGAGGAGTTAGTACAGAAGTACTTGGAAGGTAACGACCTGTTCTTCCACACCCAAGCCCACGGCGGCCCCGTGACCGTCCTCAAGACCTCGGACCCGAGCGAACCCTCCCGCGACGTGGACGTGCCCGACCAGAGCAAGCGCGAGGCCGCCCAGTTCGCGGTCTCCTATTCGTCGGTCTGGAAGGACGGCCGGTTCGCCGGGGACGCCTACATGGTCACGCCGGACCAAGTGAGCAAGACCCCAGAGAGCGGCGAGTACCTCGAAAAGGGCGGGTTTGCCATCCGAGGAGACCGCAACTACTTCCGTGACATCGAGGTGGGCGTCGCAGTCGGGATTTCGTGCGAACCCCACACCCGAGTGCTAGGCGGACCGCCCTCGGCCATCGTCCCGCAGGTCGAGACCCACGTCGCGGTCGAACCCGGCCGGTACGCCCAGAACGACATCGCCAAGCGCATCTACCGGGAGTTCCGCGAGCGGTTCGAGGACACCTCGTTCGTCCGGAAGGTGGCCAGCGCCGACCTGATTCAGGAGTTCCTGCCGCCCGGCGGGAGTCGGATGAAAGACGAGTAG
- a CDS encoding YIP1 family protein: MTQWVENPTGGRDRGPVALARAWVEVLTNPRRFFERGIAPGDQAPGLVFAMTVVLVEEATRFALVSGAAPSFGGQPALSALFGLALAAVFIAPAVLHLTAALQTVLLMAVVPDRAGTSETVQVIAYATAPCVLAGIPSPTIRAVCTLYGAGLFVVGLRTVHDTSFLRALVAGAIPGALVFGYAFRGFTAWQDLLAQYGVELGTLLG, from the coding sequence ATGACCCAGTGGGTCGAGAATCCGACCGGCGGACGTGACCGAGGACCGGTGGCGCTCGCTCGGGCGTGGGTCGAAGTCCTCACCAATCCCCGCCGATTCTTCGAGCGCGGTATCGCGCCGGGCGACCAAGCGCCGGGCCTCGTCTTCGCCATGACCGTCGTGCTGGTCGAGGAGGCCACCCGGTTCGCACTCGTCTCGGGGGCGGCACCTTCCTTCGGCGGTCAGCCTGCGCTCTCGGCGCTGTTCGGCCTCGCGCTGGCCGCGGTGTTCATCGCTCCCGCCGTCCTCCACCTGACCGCCGCGCTCCAGACCGTCCTGCTGATGGCCGTCGTCCCCGACCGCGCCGGGACCAGCGAGACGGTCCAAGTCATCGCCTACGCGACAGCGCCGTGCGTCCTCGCCGGGATTCCGTCACCGACCATCCGGGCGGTCTGTACGCTCTACGGCGCGGGCCTGTTCGTCGTCGGCCTCCGGACGGTCCACGACACGTCGTTCCTCCGGGCGCTCGTCGCCGGGGCGATTCCGGGCGCGCTGGTGTTCGGCTACGCCTTCCGCGGGTTCACAGCGTGGCAGGACCTCCTCGCGCAGTACGGCGTCGAGTTGGGCACCCTCCTCGGGTGA
- a CDS encoding MFS transporter: MPGPARDSEPFESVADRLPSRPVGVFYLYVVSRSLAFTVPIYVVFYQSRGLSLAQFGLLEATFTVAVLGFEFPTGYLADRIGRRNGLALANALGAAGAVGYALAHSFPAFLVAVVVRAVGATFSSGASDAWLYEMLADADAEAEFARVSGRARALGLAGQAGAALVGSRAYAVSHVLPWALDAAALLGGAALLLVAVPSEDAESNQKNAKGNKKEVQKAENDSDPDSDGSDYLTPSEAVAVTRTALARPGLRAFVAYTALFLGVVSSALLFVQPVSVEVLSIAPERLGTIYAGLTLVSAAAVSQTGRIEEVVGVEDWFRVAPFLAGVGLVALLAEPWLALPLFFLLRALGATSRPLADGRINDGIRSRGRASVLSTVSMLRSVAVAPLKIAAGALAVAALPRMLAALGAVLLVGGGALALWAAPLSVGRESEAVRASTPADGEG; the protein is encoded by the coding sequence ATGCCGGGACCCGCCCGAGACAGCGAACCCTTCGAGTCGGTTGCCGACCGCCTGCCGTCGCGGCCGGTCGGCGTATTCTACCTCTACGTCGTCTCGCGGTCGCTTGCGTTCACGGTCCCCATCTACGTCGTCTTCTACCAGTCGCGGGGCCTCTCGCTGGCCCAGTTCGGCCTGTTGGAAGCGACGTTTACCGTGGCAGTCCTCGGGTTCGAGTTCCCGACGGGCTACCTCGCGGACCGCATCGGTCGGCGCAACGGCCTCGCGCTGGCCAACGCGCTCGGTGCCGCCGGAGCAGTAGGCTACGCGCTGGCCCACTCCTTCCCGGCCTTCCTCGTCGCGGTGGTGGTCCGGGCCGTCGGCGCGACGTTCTCGTCGGGCGCGTCAGATGCGTGGCTCTACGAGATGCTGGCCGACGCTGACGCAGAAGCCGAGTTCGCGCGCGTCTCGGGCCGCGCCCGCGCGCTCGGCCTCGCGGGACAGGCGGGCGCGGCCCTCGTCGGCAGTCGCGCCTACGCCGTCAGCCACGTCCTGCCGTGGGCGCTCGACGCCGCCGCGCTCCTCGGCGGAGCCGCCTTGCTCCTCGTGGCGGTGCCCTCGGAGGATGCCGAAAGCAATCAGAAGAACGCGAAAGGAAATAAAAAAGAGGTCCAAAAAGCGGAAAACGATTCCGACCCAGACTCCGACGGTTCGGACTACCTCACCCCCTCAGAGGCCGTCGCCGTCACGCGGACCGCGCTGGCCCGGCCCGGTCTCCGGGCGTTCGTCGCCTACACCGCGCTGTTCCTCGGGGTGGTCTCGTCGGCGCTCCTGTTCGTCCAACCGGTCAGCGTCGAGGTCCTGTCGATTGCGCCCGAGCGCCTCGGCACGATTTACGCCGGTCTGACGCTGGTCTCGGCCGCCGCAGTGAGCCAGACCGGCAGAATCGAGGAGGTCGTCGGCGTCGAAGACTGGTTCCGGGTCGCCCCGTTTCTGGCGGGTGTGGGTCTCGTCGCCCTCCTCGCGGAACCGTGGCTGGCGCTCCCGCTCTTTTTCCTCCTGCGGGCGCTCGGCGCGACCTCTCGGCCGCTCGCCGACGGCCGCATCAACGACGGGATTCGGTCCCGAGGACGCGCGTCGGTCCTCAGCACCGTCTCGATGCTCCGGTCGGTTGCGGTCGCACCGCTCAAAATCGCCGCCGGCGCGCTCGCCGTCGCGGCGCTCCCCCGGATGTTGGCGGCACTCGGCGCGGTGCTGTTGGTCGGCGGGGGTGCGCTCGCACTCTGGGCCGCGCCGCTCTCGGTGGGGCGTGAGTCGGAGGCAGTGCGAGCGTCTACTCCCGCGGACGGCGAGGGGTAG
- a CDS encoding tRNA uridine(34) 5-carboxymethylaminomethyl modification radical SAM/GNAT enzyme Elp3 encodes MSTETPDATETEAFERVCEELVERILDGDIERDDLESEKLSVCSKYSSPKVPKNSELLDYAPEERREDLQEVVQNKPVRTASGVSPVAIMTSPHQCPHGKCLYCPGGPGSEFSSSQSYTGHEPAAARGVQNDYDPYGQVTLRLEQLREIGHPVDKVELILMGGTMTARSHDYQEWFVKRALEAMNDYDTDKSPEPAEGVSFAEDPQNVDFRYLEDVIAENEQNDIRAIGITFETKPDWCDPEQIDRMLDLGGTKVEVGVQTTYERINREMHRGHGVQASIDANQRLRDAAFKVGFHMMPGQPGMSKEMCLEDFRRLFEDEKWKPDYLKIYPTLVVRGTATYDWWYQDEYEPLQNEEAAELVAEIKSMIPKYTRLQRVQRDIPADFIDAGVWKSNLRQLARQKMDDHGWECDCIRCREVGMNDEDPETVELDVMTYEAAGGTEHFISYEDPDKDLLIGFCRLRFPGDPVRRELQDAALVRELHVYGPMVEVGDQSHDWQHKGYGKKLLRKAQEIAADAGYDKLSVISGIGAREYYREKLGYYQDGPYVSKRL; translated from the coding sequence ATGAGTACCGAGACGCCGGACGCCACCGAGACCGAGGCGTTCGAGCGAGTCTGCGAGGAGCTAGTCGAGCGCATCCTCGACGGCGACATCGAGCGCGACGACTTGGAGAGCGAAAAGCTATCGGTCTGTTCGAAATACTCGTCGCCGAAGGTCCCGAAGAACTCCGAACTGCTGGACTACGCCCCCGAGGAGCGCCGCGAGGACCTCCAAGAGGTCGTCCAGAACAAACCAGTCCGGACGGCCTCGGGCGTCTCACCGGTCGCCATCATGACGAGTCCCCACCAGTGTCCTCACGGCAAGTGTCTCTACTGTCCGGGCGGACCGGGGTCGGAGTTCTCGTCCTCGCAGAGCTATACCGGTCACGAACCCGCCGCGGCACGCGGGGTGCAGAACGACTACGACCCCTACGGGCAGGTCACGCTCCGATTGGAGCAGTTGCGCGAAATCGGCCACCCGGTCGATAAGGTCGAACTCATCCTGATGGGCGGGACGATGACCGCCCGGAGCCACGACTATCAGGAGTGGTTCGTCAAGCGCGCGCTGGAGGCGATGAACGACTACGACACCGACAAGTCGCCCGAACCCGCCGAGGGCGTCAGTTTCGCCGAGGACCCACAGAACGTCGATTTCCGCTACCTCGAAGATGTCATCGCCGAGAACGAGCAAAACGACATCCGGGCCATCGGCATCACCTTCGAGACCAAGCCCGACTGGTGTGACCCCGAGCAAATCGACCGGATGCTCGACTTGGGCGGCACGAAGGTCGAGGTCGGCGTCCAGACCACCTACGAGCGCATCAACCGCGAGATGCACCGCGGCCACGGCGTGCAGGCCTCCATCGACGCCAACCAGCGCCTCCGGGACGCCGCGTTCAAGGTCGGGTTCCACATGATGCCCGGCCAACCCGGCATGTCCAAAGAGATGTGTCTGGAGGACTTCCGCAGACTGTTCGAAGACGAGAAGTGGAAACCGGACTACCTCAAAATCTACCCGACGCTCGTGGTCCGGGGCACCGCGACCTACGACTGGTGGTATCAGGACGAGTACGAACCCCTCCAGAACGAGGAGGCCGCCGAACTCGTCGCGGAAATCAAGTCGATGATTCCAAAGTACACCCGCCTCCAGCGCGTCCAGCGCGACATCCCCGCGGACTTCATCGACGCCGGCGTCTGGAAGTCGAACCTCCGGCAACTCGCTCGCCAGAAGATGGACGACCACGGGTGGGAATGTGACTGCATCCGGTGCAGAGAGGTCGGGATGAACGACGAGGACCCCGAAACCGTCGAACTCGACGTGATGACCTACGAGGCCGCCGGGGGAACCGAACACTTCATCAGCTACGAGGACCCCGACAAGGACCTCCTCATCGGGTTCTGCCGACTGCGATTCCCCGGCGACCCGGTTCGCCGTGAACTCCAAGACGCCGCGCTGGTCCGCGAACTCCACGTCTACGGCCCGATGGTCGAGGTCGGCGACCAGAGCCACGACTGGCAACACAAGGGGTACGGAAAGAAACTCCTTCGGAAGGCACAGGAAATTGCGGCCGACGCGGGCTACGACAAGTTGAGCGTCATCTCCGGCATCGGTGCGCGAGAGTACTACCGAGAGAAGTTGGGCTACTATCAGGACGGGCCGTACGTGAGCAAGCGGCTCTGA
- a CDS encoding NADPH-dependent FMN reductase: MPDSPRIVGICGSLRDESVTRVALEHALEAVEDEGGTGVVLDLRDYDLPAYDPDVDAEDAGDADRLAREVREADAILLGTPMYHGSYSSTLKTALDYCGFDEFEHKTVGLLGVSGGSFPITALEHLRSVCRALDAWVLPYQAAVPRSHSSVREGTFTDDELAERVRELGREVVNYAFIEPCPPTMESEENVGAVE; the protein is encoded by the coding sequence ATGCCAGATTCGCCACGCATCGTCGGCATCTGCGGCAGTCTGCGCGACGAGAGCGTCACCAGAGTCGCGCTCGAACACGCCTTGGAGGCCGTCGAGGACGAGGGCGGCACGGGAGTCGTCCTCGACCTGCGCGACTACGACCTCCCGGCCTACGACCCGGACGTGGACGCCGAGGACGCGGGTGACGCTGACCGACTCGCCCGCGAGGTCCGCGAGGCCGACGCCATCCTGCTGGGGACGCCGATGTACCACGGGTCGTACTCCTCGACCCTGAAGACCGCGCTCGACTACTGCGGGTTCGACGAGTTCGAACACAAAACCGTGGGCCTGCTGGGCGTCTCGGGCGGGAGTTTCCCCATCACCGCGCTCGAACACCTCCGGTCGGTCTGCCGGGCACTCGACGCGTGGGTCCTGCCGTATCAGGCCGCCGTCCCCCGGTCGCACAGTTCGGTCCGGGAGGGCACCTTCACCGACGACGAGTTAGCCGAGCGGGTCCGGGAACTCGGCAGAGAGGTGGTCAACTACGCCTTCATCGAACCCTGCCCGCCGACGATGGAGAGCGAGGAGAACGTCGGCGCGGTTGAATAG
- a CDS encoding DHH family phosphoesterase: MGSCIICGAPADGAICDSHEQDVRFEFTGSNPNQLTPGRYYKGTVDGFAEFGVFINIGDRVTGLLHKSELDQRLDSLDWDEGDEVYVQVTGVRDNGNVDLGWSIRQSDREFRGKLIDDPEKGAILPEDADDSETDDGDDQQATTDGAGTVDPQTQRDEAEEEEDTDDAEADESESETDDAASEAESDEPARVQIETLSDRVGETVRIEGEIVGARQTSGPTVFEVRDETATVDCAAFVEAGVRAYPEAETGDLVRLDGEVELRNNELQVETEDLEKLDGDDYETVETRLEDALRAEARPDDVDLLADHESVSAVHDRIRDAAEEIRRAVMESRPVIVRHNATADGYVAGAAIERAVLPLVRDEHAKSDAEYHFFDRRPLEDGDYDMADATKDVTTMLDNRERHDEKLPLFVVVSAGSTDESRDGFELLDIYDAPRVVVDAGYPDEDVADLADVAVNPYLEGEEADDVTAGVLGTNLAAHVNDDVREGVAHLPAVSYWDETPEAYTDLASDAGYDEAHTTALREAVALEAYYQSYEDKRELITDLLFEHEKRDLAEHVSEQFSKKLQNELDTVEPNLSVRGANGVSFTVLDTEAFTHRFDFPPTGLLLDEIHRRELGAEGASDGNHVTLGVGEDEIHVRSDGRVNAREIAESASEEVGDAGISAKGTRDGAIEFLSGEREAALDAVVLAISDRL, encoded by the coding sequence ATGGGTTCGTGTATCATCTGCGGCGCTCCTGCTGACGGCGCTATCTGCGACAGCCACGAGCAGGACGTTCGCTTCGAGTTTACCGGCAGTAATCCGAATCAACTGACGCCGGGACGGTACTACAAAGGAACGGTAGACGGCTTCGCCGAGTTCGGCGTCTTCATCAACATCGGCGACCGAGTGACTGGTCTGCTCCACAAGAGCGAACTCGACCAGCGACTCGACTCGCTCGACTGGGACGAGGGTGACGAGGTGTACGTCCAAGTCACCGGCGTCCGGGACAACGGCAACGTGGACCTCGGTTGGTCCATCCGCCAGTCGGACCGCGAGTTCCGCGGGAAGCTAATCGACGACCCCGAGAAGGGCGCGATTCTCCCCGAGGACGCTGACGACTCTGAGACCGACGACGGCGACGACCAGCAGGCCACGACCGACGGCGCTGGAACGGTTGACCCCCAGACTCAGCGCGACGAGGCCGAAGAAGAAGAAGACACCGACGACGCGGAAGCCGACGAGTCCGAAAGTGAGACCGACGACGCCGCGAGCGAGGCCGAGAGCGACGAACCGGCCCGTGTCCAAATTGAGACGCTGAGCGACCGCGTGGGCGAGACGGTCCGCATCGAGGGCGAAATCGTCGGCGCGCGCCAGACCAGCGGCCCGACCGTCTTCGAGGTCCGCGACGAGACCGCGACCGTCGATTGCGCCGCGTTCGTGGAGGCAGGCGTCCGGGCGTACCCCGAGGCCGAGACGGGCGACCTCGTGCGACTCGACGGCGAGGTCGAACTCCGGAACAACGAACTGCAGGTCGAGACCGAGGACCTCGAAAAACTCGACGGCGACGACTACGAGACCGTCGAGACTCGCCTCGAAGACGCCCTGCGCGCCGAGGCCCGCCCCGACGACGTGGACCTGCTGGCCGACCACGAGTCGGTGTCCGCGGTCCACGACCGCATCCGTGACGCCGCCGAGGAGATTCGACGCGCGGTCATGGAGTCGCGCCCGGTCATCGTCCGGCACAACGCCACCGCCGACGGCTACGTCGCCGGCGCGGCAATCGAGCGAGCGGTCCTCCCGCTGGTCCGCGACGAACACGCCAAGAGCGACGCCGAGTACCACTTCTTCGACCGGCGACCGCTTGAGGACGGCGACTACGACATGGCCGACGCGACCAAGGACGTGACGACGATGCTCGACAACCGCGAGCGCCACGACGAGAAGCTTCCGCTGTTCGTCGTCGTCTCCGCGGGGAGTACCGACGAGTCCCGCGACGGCTTCGAACTGCTCGACATCTACGACGCGCCCCGCGTCGTCGTGGACGCCGGCTACCCCGACGAGGACGTGGCCGACCTCGCGGACGTGGCGGTCAACCCCTACCTCGAAGGCGAGGAGGCCGACGACGTGACCGCGGGCGTCCTCGGCACGAACCTCGCGGCCCACGTCAACGACGACGTGCGCGAGGGCGTCGCCCACCTCCCGGCGGTCAGTTACTGGGACGAGACCCCCGAGGCCTACACCGACCTCGCCAGCGATGCGGGCTACGACGAGGCCCACACCACCGCGCTCCGCGAGGCAGTCGCGCTGGAAGCTTACTACCAGTCCTACGAGGACAAGCGCGAACTGATTACGGACCTCCTGTTCGAGCACGAGAAGCGGGACCTCGCCGAACACGTCAGCGAGCAGTTCAGCAAGAAGCTCCAGAACGAACTCGACACCGTGGAGCCGAACCTCTCGGTTCGGGGCGCTAACGGCGTCTCGTTCACCGTCCTCGACACCGAGGCGTTCACCCACCGCTTCGACTTCCCGCCGACGGGTCTCCTGCTGGACGAGATTCACCGGCGCGAACTCGGCGCGGAAGGCGCTTCCGACGGCAACCACGTCACCCTCGGCGTGGGCGAAGACGAGATTCACGTCCGGAGCGACGGCCGGGTCAACGCCCGCGAAATCGCCGAGTCCGCCAGCGAGGAGGTCGGCGACGCCGGCATCTCGGCGAAGGGCACCCGAGACGGAGCCATCGAGTTCCTCTCCGGCGAGCGCGAGGCCGCCCTCGACGCGGTGGTCCTCGCCATCAGCGACCGGCTCTGA
- a CDS encoding thymidine kinase: MHKITNSGWVEVITGCMFSGKTEELLRRLRRAEIADQEVAVFKPSLDDRYGEGTVGSHNGRQWDATVVDPDEGVWDIAEELNGEEVVAVDEANFFSADLVEVCEFLADDDRRVIVSGTDQTFRAEPFEPLPRLITLAEYVDKYQAICARCGEPATRNQRLIDGEPAHADDPTIMVGATESYEARCRNCHTLRTD, translated from the coding sequence ATGCACAAGATAACGAACAGTGGGTGGGTTGAAGTGATAACAGGGTGCATGTTCTCCGGCAAGACCGAGGAGCTACTTCGCAGACTCCGGCGGGCCGAAATCGCGGACCAAGAGGTCGCCGTCTTCAAGCCCTCGCTGGACGACCGGTACGGCGAGGGGACCGTGGGGTCGCACAACGGCCGCCAGTGGGACGCGACCGTGGTAGACCCCGACGAAGGCGTCTGGGACATCGCCGAGGAGCTAAACGGCGAGGAGGTCGTTGCAGTAGACGAGGCCAATTTCTTCTCGGCGGACCTCGTTGAAGTCTGCGAGTTCCTCGCGGACGACGACCGGCGGGTCATCGTCTCGGGCACCGACCAGACCTTCCGGGCCGAACCCTTCGAACCGCTCCCGCGACTCATCACCCTCGCCGAGTACGTGGACAAGTATCAGGCCATCTGCGCGAGGTGCGGCGAACCCGCGACCCGGAACCAGCGACTCATCGACGGCGAACCCGCACACGCCGACGACCCGACAATCATGGTCGGCGCAACCGAGTCCTACGAGGCCCGATGTCGGAACTGTCATACCCTCCGGACCGACTAG
- a CDS encoding NADP-dependent oxidoreductase: MPETNRKYLLAKRPEGKPDPDTFELVEEDVPEPGPGEVLVRTLYLSVDPYMRGRMDDRESYADPWAVGDPLQAGVVGEVVESNGTEFDAGDVVTGNLEWADYATARGSDLQAVNPDLGPVSTALGVLGMPGRTAYFGTREVAEPKAGDTFVVTGAAGAVGSVAGQIAKRSGARVVGFAGSDEKVAFLEDELGFDAGINYKDIDDYAAALDEAAPNGVDSYFDNVGGPITDAVFSKLNVDARVAVCGQISMYNAEEIPTGPRKLGKLIESRASVEGFLVGDFAPRFETATRQLAEWVAADEIRYRETVTEGLESAPDAFLGLFEGENIGKQLVKVGERDE, translated from the coding sequence ATGCCGGAGACCAACCGGAAGTACCTACTGGCGAAGCGCCCCGAAGGCAAACCCGACCCCGACACCTTCGAACTGGTCGAAGAAGACGTTCCCGAACCCGGCCCCGGCGAAGTGCTGGTTCGGACGCTCTACCTCTCGGTGGACCCCTACATGCGAGGCCGGATGGACGACCGGGAGTCCTACGCCGACCCGTGGGCGGTCGGCGACCCGCTTCAGGCGGGCGTCGTCGGCGAAGTGGTCGAATCCAACGGAACGGAGTTCGACGCGGGCGACGTGGTGACGGGCAATCTGGAGTGGGCCGACTACGCGACGGCCCGCGGGAGCGACCTCCAAGCGGTCAACCCTGACCTCGGCCCCGTCTCGACGGCGCTCGGCGTCCTCGGGATGCCGGGCCGGACCGCCTACTTCGGCACCCGAGAAGTCGCCGAACCCAAAGCGGGCGACACCTTCGTCGTGACCGGCGCGGCGGGCGCTGTCGGGTCCGTCGCGGGCCAGATAGCCAAGCGGTCGGGTGCCCGAGTGGTCGGGTTCGCCGGGTCAGACGAGAAGGTCGCGTTCCTCGAAGACGAACTCGGATTCGACGCGGGAATCAACTACAAAGACATCGACGACTACGCCGCGGCGCTGGACGAGGCCGCCCCGAACGGCGTCGATAGCTACTTCGACAACGTCGGCGGTCCCATCACCGACGCCGTTTTCTCGAAACTCAACGTGGACGCGAGGGTCGCTGTCTGCGGCCAGATTTCGATGTACAACGCCGAGGAGATACCCACGGGACCCCGAAAGCTCGGGAAACTCATCGAATCGCGGGCCAGCGTCGAGGGCTTCCTCGTCGGCGACTTCGCCCCGCGATTCGAGACCGCAACCCGGCAACTCGCCGAGTGGGTCGCCGCCGACGAGATTCGGTACCGCGAGACCGTCACCGAAGGCCTCGAAAGCGCGCCAGACGCCTTCCTCGGCCTGTTCGAGGGCGAGAACATCGGTAAGCAACTCGTGAAGGTCGGCGAGCGCGACGAGTGA